Part of the Venturia canescens isolate UGA chromosome 2, ASM1945775v1, whole genome shotgun sequence genome is shown below.
ATCGGAAGAGAGACAATAACTCCGGTGGGTGTTACTGATCCTGTGGCCGCAGAAACGGTAAGTGCCATTGTTATTGGCTGTGACAATCCAGGAAATGATACCTGGACGTTTTGAAGACCATTTATTGAATTCGGTAGACTAGTAAGATTGACCCCCTGTAGATTAACATTGGCTGGTGGTGGGCTTGTCATTGGGCTGTTCGGTTGACTGCTTTGACTCGACGACGCAGTTAATCTCTCCAGAAGTGATGAAGCACTGTTTATTCCTGGTATAGGATTATCCGCCGATGGTGTACCTGGACCGATAGCACATTCTTCGTTTCAAATACTAATCACATCGCACAAATagatttcgaagaaaaaatatattatttcagattttattatgcagaatttcttaattattatttgaaaaatattcgctatatttatgaaggaaaaataaaactagACAAATTTTGAGAAGCCAAATCGgatgggaaagaaaaataattgtctCGAAACAAATAAACGATTGAGGGTacaattctttttttactcccCTACAAGTTTTTTGCCACCTGCTAGTGAAGTAGCTTTCATTActtttcggaaaagttgtcGTTAAGTGGGCTTGAATATTGAAGCACCAATCGTAAAAATCGTTTACAGCTTACCGGCGAGTAATGCCGATAATCCGGGCATTGATAAGCCCAAAGTCGAAGCCGGGTCCTGAACTCTTGCTAATCTTACAGCGGTGGCTTTTACGGGCTGTTGTTTACCGGCGAGTTGGCTCGTAAGAGCAGAACTTATGCTTACTCTCACCTGAAACAAAATCAAACCATGAAAGCGATGAGAAACgcaattcaaaaaataattgaaaatgagATGTGCGATAAAGAAATACTTACTTGGCCAGTTGTACTGGGAACAGTTATAACATTTCCATGACCAATGACACGCGATGGAAGTGAAGTGTTCAGTGAAATCCGGCGTGGCTGAGCTTTTTGCTGTGCCAGATTAGCCGGACTGCTGTTTAGCAAACTGAGAATGGCGGCGTTGTTCGTCTTTGTCGAACTTTGGGCAGCTGCAGCTGCGTTTGCTGTTTACATacaataaagaaaattatcaaaatttgtccGTAGCTGTGTGGATATTCGTTCTGTGcgtatcttttttttattttatgtctTGCAGATGTGAAGTTAgttaatttaataaatttcctcaaaattgatagacaaatcaaaatgaataaaaaaatgatataattagaaaaatatttttcattgcttcGCTCAATTTTAGAATGTTCAATATGATGTTGCTACGAtcaatcgatgaattttcgacTTAAATGAAACCCTCTTAAACAAATTCTAAACGAATTAACTGAATAAATGTTGAATTCAGTATTGCTCATACCCGCGGCTTGTTGCTGAAACTGTTGAGCAGAGTTCATGAGTGAAGTAACGAGTGCGCTAATAGCTGGGTTAGTTGAATGTTTTTTGAACGTTGATTCGCTCGAAGTCTGGTTGCTAGTATTGCTCTCGTTTATGTTGCTCTGGACGCCGGCTTGCAGTTGCGCTTGCTGTTTGACACAATAGAATTCATGAAAtttaacgaatatttttttcgtcgacattTCAATCGTGGAATCATACTCCGACCCAATATTCCAAAAGATAATTgatgtgtttttgtttttttacaaaaatggtGACTCACGAGCACGGGTACAGAATTTGCAGCGACAGCAGTGTTGACGTTCGACGGAACCGGAGCTTTCTgttgaaaaacgagaattcCTGAACCGTTACAAGAATTAACGTTATCGTTGACAGCAATTCCGGTTGTGGATTCGAGCTGCACGGGCACAGGTACAGGTACTTGCACCGGAGCTGGGCTATTGACAACTCCGTTGGTAAGaggctgttgttgttgttgttgctgcacGGAAGACGCAACACTCCCTCCGTCAATTTGTGGAATGCTGCCTTGCACCACGCTCGAATTAGCGTCCAAACACGTAACACCTGGTTGCCCCGATGTCGTGgcttccgtcatggcttttatCGACGCTACTTGTCCCGCCAGGCTATTCAACTGGCCTTGAGCTCGAGAGAGAATCTGCAGTGATAAGAAGTTTTTAATGATAAGTTCTCGGTTTTGTAACAACAAcgcaaatattctttttttcaactcataaATCAAATATTTCGCGAACGAACCTGCTGTGCGACATGCTGGGATTGAGCTTGCTGCAATTGTTGTGCCACCAACTGTGCAGCTTGTGCTTGTTGAGCCTAAACGtaagaacgaaaaatatacttttggTAAAGTCAACGAAGTGTGATCGGTTTCGATTAACTATAAGGACCCTCATTCTCTAAGAACATAattctttttcacaattttctgAATAACCTTTCGGATATAATTGCTTAATTTTCGGAGTACCTGTTGATGTGCTCTCTGCATCCCCGGTGTACATGTTACTCGAGGTGCCTGCCCCGGTACAACATGCTTTATTCGCACGTTTTTTCTACCTTCCTCGGTAAATATTTCCGTAAATTGTTGCATATAGTGATTAGCTTGAACTCTCGTGCCCAGAGTAAATCTTTaaccaaaaataatgatggatCAAAACTATGTTAGCTTCTTCGAGAATACAAAGAAGGtatgagaaaatataaattacaatataaaacaaaatgttttacCTGCATGCAGATCCATTTCGTTCACCCTCCCGATGATCTCTGTCCACATAAAGCTCTCCCAGGTACTCGGAATTGGAAGGTCTTTGTAGGATTGAGAGCTTTATATGGTAAACACGTCCTTGGCCCCGTTCAGTCTCTAATATATATTCTTCTATAAGTTGAGGCAGACAGTCTTTCGTTTCCCGCGGTCGCTCGTAAGCTTTAGCGTATCTGTATCatttaatttgaataattgaattacTTATAAAAGAATCACATGGATAGTACATCATTTCTGTGCCCTTCTGGGtcacattttttatcaatctgAATCGAGTAGATTAGACAGTATTTTGAAACAATGAGCTCAAAAAACTGTCTGTTTGACCGGCACTTCTCAATTAGGGTTATTTCtcaaacatttaaaaatatcTAGCAAAGTTTTCATACGGCAAATAAAAGGATATTTGAAATACATATCGCGAAGACAAGACTTCAGAAATGTGTTTGAACTCTTGTAAAATCTAGACTACTTGGAAGTTCATCTTctattttcttaaaatttgCAGATAACAAtacgaaaatttaattttttatgcaaaaaagacccgaaagaagTACGAAATTCAACGAAGGATCGGATGTTTATCAACATGTGGCACCAAATTTAATCATCAGTTCATATCGACCCAACGCaagtatatataaaaaaaagatgatagattcgatgaaatttctTGCCTCAAGACATCGATCGGCGTGCTTGGCGGAAGCAATGGTGGATTCACGAGAGAAGGCGGTGGACAGGCAGTGGTTGTTGGCAATCCTCTCTTGGCACGCAATTTTTGCATTAAATCCTGTATCGTAAGTCCCTCTGGCTGCGCTAGTTGTTCCaattttctctttcgattcaccGTTACCTTAAATTTCATTGCAATGgtcatattaaaaaataaggaaatattgaaaacgtAGAGGAGTATGGAGGAGAAAAGGTGGAGAATTCGACGGTCGTACCTGAGAAAACTTTTTGGCTTGACGCATGAGCTGATGGTCGGTAAGCAACGATCTTGATTGTCGTAGACGTGTTGTAGCCAAGCTCGATGCGGGATTTGGATCGAGACAAAGAGGTCCTTGTGTCGCAGCGACCAAACGAGACTCCAACATCAATCTTTCTTCATGACTCCACTCACCGTCGCTCGTCAATGTTGATACGTCCGACAGTACACTCTGCTCAACAAACAttatatttgtattatttcaatcacaataatacaataataaatttttatgattcttAACATCGGCTCTTTGTACGTTACAAAGATAAATGCTAGTACGTATAATCTCATTCAAATCATCactgaaagaaaatatattgaaacgttTCGATGTTCGGGAGATGGTGAATTTCCCCAATATCGGAACTTAGGATTCTCCTCTCAATTTTGGTAGGAATAAGGAGGAGGATGAAGGTTGAGGGCCTTATTGTCGTATGGGCGGTGCTCCGCTGACGCGAGAGCGCTCCGTCCGTAGCCCTCTGACAGATTTCTGTCAAACCAGAAATCGTGCCAGAGGGTAAGGCTGTCCCGTTACAATATACCacattttttggattttattaCCTGAGTCGTAGGTTTCAAGAGAACATGATGTATGTCAGCTTTGTTGTGAGGAAAAGCTTTACGATAGTCGCGAACCTCAGCAATGATACAACCATCGTAAAATAAATGAGAGTTACTCGGTTCGAGTTGTTCAGCCAGCATTGCCGGCAATTGACCATTGTCTATGCACGACAATAATTCACCCTGTTCATAGCCCATCAATTGTGTTTCCGCCAATAATCCGCCACCTTTCTCGTACTGGCTACCCTTATCGCTAGAAACGATGAATGAACAATTTGAAATGATTTAACAATAGAAAAAGGGAAATACTTGGAAGCGAAAAatggtatttttattttcctcaccTATTTCTTACGGCTAATGAGTATCCTTTGTTGCCGGCATAGAGGTTTACAATTAACGTATGGAGTCCTTCCCTCTGCACCAATCTTCCCAGTAAATCGCACTCGTTTTCAAGATTATtctaaaaatgtatttcaagTTCAAAGTTTCGATGTGATAGAaccaattattttattctttaaatgacattttgaactttagaaaatcataaataaatagatgagggttgaaaaaatcatttcctcgATACTAAAAGCATTCCATGAGTCACTTGAACTGCGTTCATGATTTTTGTGTTCAGTCTAAATTACAATCGCTTATAATCGCAATTTGAAGAAATCATTGTGAACGCAAATAGTTGACGAATCCGCGATCTCAaaattccaaataaaaatgaagcaaaTCAAAGTTTCACTGAGGTTCTTTAACACCATTTGAGTATTTAGTGAGAGCTGACGTTGAGCCgttcaaaattgaaattgcCAATGGATCAAAATTTGAGCACTCAACAAACTATTgttacatttttccaaaattaatTCAGATACAATCTTAAGGGAGGTAACAAGTTTTACTGTGATCATGGAGATTAATATAAAACTAGACGCGAATGACACGGGTGGACTGGTCAGAGTCGACATACCAAAACAGAATCAGGAGTGGCATGAGGAACTTTGGACAATTCCTCGAAATATAGTCTGGTCAGTTTGGATTGAATACTGTGCCTAGACTGATTGTGCTGATCCTTTTTTTGCATCAATGACGGTGCTCTGTCAGAGATGGAAGCATTTTGACTATCACGCCAGCCTCTCGACACTTGATTTATCATATCCTGAAGGAAATAAgaagttaaatttttcatgtaaaatGTACTATTTATGGTTTGTTCGTGTTTATATTTATACCTGAGCTTGCCAACAGGCATCTTCCAAGCCAGAGGCTGCGCCAATCATTTTGGCCCTTTTTCAACAATATCATGTAATGTCATAGCTCAAAAACTATCAATGATTCGTCACATTCTGAAACATTCAATTATATTTTAAAACACAGTTCACATTATTGCACCTGTAAATCTATACGCAAACAAAAAACAGTCTAAATAGATTCTGAATGAATTTGCTAAAAAGTAAaatcaatgaatattttttttgtaaaagtaTATTATACAGTTGTTCAATGAGACCAATAGATTAATTTTGCAACTAAAAATGATAATCTTAAGAGAAAGCATGAGTTATAAAAGAATCTAACATTGGAAAACAGTCTGGCTGATTATATAGGACAACAGAACTTGGAGTAATTatgaccaaaaaaaatcacaagaaAAGTGTAATTTCCCTAGCAGAAACATGAtttctgatcgaaaaaatatgttttttgatGATAGTTTGAAACTTATACGGAAATTACGACATTGGTAACTCAAGATTTTAGAGAGAAACGTCAACTCTGGTCCAAGTAGGTGAGTAGATTGAAGCTGGGGTAAGGACGAGAatgaaaatcagaaaaaaacaaaaaatagctTTTTCGTATGACATAAGAGTGGTATAAatatgcttttttttaataatcgaaAGTACGAATTTACCTCGTTGACGAGCGTTAAGTGTTTTCTGTAGTAAACATTGACCACGGGGTATTTCAGAGTAAAGACAATTTTTGTATCATAACCTCCCACGCcgttacaaaaaataatacacGATTTATCGTAGCGACAAGTCACACATCGAACGAATCACTGACTGACCAAAAgaaattcaatcgtttttagaataaataatatttacgaGCTACAAATGTCATTTCGGAGCACAGTGTAACCTATTATACAAACACGACACAGGCACAGACTGGGAAATTAACCACAATTCGCTGAACCAAGTGTTTACAAGTTTTCAAAGAGATAGTTCAACTAACGTTTCGAAAAAACTCGACTTTGACATTGGGCGCCACCTAAACTAGTTTACAAGTACTAATAACGGTCACTGTGTTGAGCAGGTCGTTTTTGATGTTGAGCTTGTTGCCGAGAATCGATGACTTTGAGAATATATGAGAACAAGGTTTTTCACGAACGCATTTCGCACCCGTAACACTTCCTCTCATACGAGAGAAGAAACAACACGATAAAATATTTCCTTTacacgaagaagaaaaatgctaaTAGTGACAATAAACGCGATATGGAAAAGTGTGTTGTTTATTTCGTCCAACGTCTTCAATTCATATTGAATTTATAACAATGAAGATATTATCATTAAAAACTAGTGGGAAAGTATAATATATATGGATTTCCAGACGAATAGAGACAGCCAAAAATATATTAGACATTTTActgaattaaaaaagaaaaactgtgaTTGAAGTAACGTCTGCTGTTTCAAATAGAACAAAATTCTATTTGAATTGGATAGAAAATCATCGCAATAAAGGTTATGTTTGCTAAGTTCACTATAGACCCATAGAGTATTATAGTTGAGTGGAATTTTCCCAAGTCCAAATGTAGTCTGTTTTTGCAATTTGTCAATCGACGACTgaattaaaaactattttcattaaaaataataatgcaaAAAAACATCTAGTCATACTAGCAACTCAACTCAGCTTAACTACCTTAACAATTCACatctaaaaaaatatgtaatatCAAATGTTGAGAAGTTTCCCTAAAATTTTTGTCAACAGATATTGACTAGAGCTGGTGACGTCCTTCACAAGATCACAGCtttgtgaaaatataaaaatggtaGCTGGGCCAACAGAACATGGAATACAAGCTGATGTGATATTTGTCATTGAAGGCACTGCTGTCAATGGAGCATATTTCAATGATCTGAAAACAAATTATCTAATTCCAACATTGGAGTaagtatcatttttttatactatAAATAGAAAGTTCCCAACTATGACTGTTTTTAGGGTTTTGTCATTTCTGGCCCATTTACTGgttaaaaattatgaaagaCTTATCATTTGCTAATATTGTGTACTAGTTTTGACTCGTTCGCTGTACTTATCATTTCTTATAACAATGTTGacatttattgattttatacATACATCATAAATATATTGGGAAAGACGCACCAAACGAATGTTGTTTTCTTTGTACTAGAAGAGACTTAAACTTATTCATATTCATTTCCATTACTTCTGTATTCGAGAGATTGATTggtttcaattgaaattatttaaagtCTACCCTTCAgtcgtatttatttatttaccagttcaatgaaattttattaacaTTTCCAAACATTTTAGATACTTCAGCCAAGGAGGTATAGAGGACAGGGAATATGTATCCGAGGTAAAACACTAATGGTCTGATAGATTGCTCTAATctctgaatttttgaaaatgtattcGATAATTGTAGtcttattattttattcaagtttttatagaactttcatacttttttatacattcattgaattattttcacgttGTAGAACAGTACAACTTTATATGGAGTTGTGATCTATCATGCAGCTGATTGTTTACCGTCACCTTGTACCTCTACCCTTGGACCTTATTCAAACCCACACAAGTTGCTGCTCACTTTGGACAGAATTGAGTACGTATGGAATCTATTTTTAAGCTTCAGATGAAAATTTGGTTATTGAGAAAGGGTAACAAAAATCCTATTTTATCAGCATAAACGTTTATTTTGGTGAATTTTCTGCTGCGTTGTCAGTAGTTATACAGTTTTGACAAATAAACAATTGATAACTGTTTATTTGTTTAGAATGGTCGGAGGCAAGGGCGAATCAAATGCAAATATAGGTGAGGGTCTTGCTACCGGGCTCCAATGTTTTGAAGATCTACAACAGCGCCGGGAGCCAAATACAGCATCTCAAAAACACTGTATTCTCGTCTGTAATTCACCACCGTATCAAACTGTTGTACAAGAATCTTACAAATTTGCTGGTCATACAGTTGAACAATTGGCTGCAATATTCCAAGAggtgaaaaacttttatacGCACTTTCCTGCAATCAGACCAATTATTACTTGGTTCACATGTTCAATATTCATACAATCAAAAGGGCAATAGACATCGAAGCAGTTGTTTCAGTTGAAATAATAGTTGAGATATGtgtaattggaaaaatttcgtagagtcactgaaaaaatatatcagaCATTGTTGGAGAATGAGTAATCATGAAAACCGTTACATCTTTTCAGAGGAACATCAGTTTATCGATACTTTCTCCGCGTAAGATACCAACATTGTTCAAGCTTTTTGAAAAAGCTGGCGGTGATTTGCAGTCTTTACAAACGAAGAATTATGCGAAAGACGTAAGGCATTTAGTGCTTCTGagaaattacaatttgaaagAGCGTCCAGTTAGTCCGAACATCGGCGGACCCGTGGTGCATCAAACGAACACGAGTGCGGCTCAAATACCATTGAGTCCGTTACAGAGTCATGATAGTCCCAACACCAATCAACCAACTCCGAATATATCACAGCCTCAGCAGCCGCAAGGTCCAGCTTTCCGGAATCAAGCGCCTCAGAATATAAACGCAGTGCATCAGCCAGTGGCACCTTCGATGAACGTACCGATGAACGCGAATCGGCCAGGATTCCCGCAACAAATAAATGCACCACCAAATTACCATCCTGGTGGTATTGGGCCTAGAGGAGGTCATCCTCGATGGATAAGACCGTCGTTCATAGCACCTGGTGCAGTACAACAGAACAACACCCAGGGTAGCGCCCTCATAGCTCAATTGACTCAGCCTCCTTCCTCGATTGGACTTAACGTCGCTAATTTTGGTCAACGTATGGACGGTAATTGGTTGTACAAAGATCATAGTTTTCCCGACTCCAATTTAATAAACCtttttcgtaatttgtcaATGCAGGTGGAGCTAACGTGATGGGTGGAAATCCCCAGCAGgcgcaacagcaacaacaactaACACAGCAACAGCAGTTACAGTTGTCCATGAGATTGCAGCAACAGCAAGCCCAGCAAGTAGCTCAACAGCAGCAACTACAACAGGctcaacaacagcaacaacaacagcaacagcaagcACAACAAGCTGCTCAACAGCAACAAGCTCAGCAACAAGcccaacagcaacaacaagcCCAACAGCAAGtccagcagcaacaacagcaacagcaagctcagcaacaacagcagcagcaacaacaaaacGCTCAGCAGCAGGCTTCGATGGTCATGCAATCTCAAACCTCACAGAGTCAAGCTGGCCCACAACTCACTGTTTCGAGTGTGAGTCAGTCCGTGCCTAGCCAAGTACAGCAAACGGTTTCGGCTGCACAGGCCACGGCAGGAGGACCATCCATGGGACCACAAGTACCTCATAATCAGCCACAGGTTAAAACTATTCtgttatcaaatttttttataaaatatgtatTAAGAGACGTTTCTATGACAGAACattacaaaaatttatcaactTCAATGATAAATCAACGTATAAGTAAGAAAGTCCAATCCCATTCTTTGAATAGGTATTTTTTGAAGAAGTTATTAATGatcaaaattaataaaatcgagCATGGCATCGAATTGAGtatcgaacaaaaatatactgaaaaaatatttaagagtgtattttaTGTTATGGAAAGTCATTAATTTTACGAATTGATATTCGTGTAACCACGATAACGCCTTAAAAACCCACCTCTTTTCTGAGATTCATTCGATAAACCAGTGGTTTGATTCTTCAAGAGCTCAGATCTTGAAAACTATACGATTGAGAGATTTCAAATTTCTCCAAgccataaaaaaatcattttctttccattctATGCAAAAAAGGGTCAACTGTGCAATTAAACTCCTCCAAACTATCTTAATGCAATAGTTTTAAAACTATTGCAATTTTCTTGATTGCATTATTGCATGATGCAAagatcattttgtttttctaatttttaataattttataacTGTTTTTATTGAAGGGTAACGTTGGAGGTGCCAATGTTGGTGGTCAGCCAATGGTACCTGGTCGGGAACGTCCCACCATCTGGACCGGAACTCTAGAATGGTtggaaaaagcaaaaaatccAGCGGATACTCAAAAACAAACGAGACAAGTACCTTGTCAAGTATCTGTAAATTCAAAAGATGGAGAACCGGAGTTGAAAGCTGATTCGTGGCCACAAAAGTTGATAATGCAACTTATGCCAAAACAACTTATCGGCAGCATCGGTGGTGTTTATTTAAAGAATTCAAAGTCGGTACTCTTCCATCCTACTCCGTGCGAAGCCCTTGATTCACTGACAAAAGTAATGAGCACTGGATTTGTAAGTATCTTTTGGCTTTCTCCTTTTATGCTTGTGCCTATAGTACTGTTATCTTCTTAGGACCAATCCTCACTATTGGCCCACACTTGGTTCACTCTCATTCTATTCTCAGTTCGGTAGAATATTCTTCTTGACACATGTACGTTTTCGGACGTCAATCTACAGTGTGTATCGTGATAATTAAGAAAATTACGCATAAAGtaagaacaattttttaagaaattcaTTCACACTTTCGTTCCATGACATACTCAAATCGTCGTTCCAACTATTTAGTATAAACGGTTTTTTGTTCCAACTCCATTAAGCGAGTATGGAGTTTGG
Proteins encoded:
- the Spt20 gene encoding transcription factor SPT20 homolog, which produces MIGAASGLEDACWQAQDMINQVSRGWRDSQNASISDRAPSLMQKKDQHNQSRHSIQSKLTRLYFEELSKVPHATPDSVLNNLENECDLLGRLVQREGLHTLIVNLYAGNKGYSLAVRNSDKGSQYEKGGGLLAETQLMGYEQGELLSCIDNGQLPAMLAEQLEPSNSHLFYDGCIIAEVRDYRKAFPHNKADIHHVLLKPTTQSVLSDVSTLTSDGEWSHEERLMLESRLVAATQGPLCLDPNPASSLATTRLRQSRSLLTDHQLMRQAKKFSQVTVNRKRKLEQLAQPEGLTIQDLMQKLRAKRGLPTTTACPPPSLVNPPLLPPSTPIDVLRYAKAYERPRETKDCLPQLIEEYILETERGQGRVYHIKLSILQRPSNSEYLGELYVDRDHREGERNGSACRFTLGTRVQANHYMQQFTEIFTEEGRKNVRIKHVVPGQAPRVTCTPGMQRAHQQAQQAQAAQLVAQQLQQAQSQHVAQQILSRAQGQLNSLAGQVASIKAMTEATTSGQPGVTCLDANSSVVQGSIPQIDGGSVASSVQQQQQQQPLTNGVVNSPAPVQVPVPVPVQLESTTGIAVNDNVNSCNGSGILVFQQKAPVPSNVNTAVAANSVPVLQAQLQAGVQSNINESNTSNQTSSESTFKKHSTNPAISALVTSLMNSAQQFQQQAAANAAAAAQSSTKTNNAAILSLLNSSPANLAQQKAQPRRISLNTSLPSRVIGHGNVITVPSTTGQVRVSISSALTSQLAGKQQPVKATAVRLARVQDPASTLGLSMPGLSALLAGTPSADNPIPGINSASSLLERLTASSSQSSQPNSPMTSPPPANVNLQGVNLTSLPNSINGLQNVQVSFPGLSQPITMALTVSAATGSVTPTGVIVSLPISSGTNTCTTVSSMVPATVVTTAVAGTTPTVVIANSANTHLSLPIAQILPSGVKGLSQQNIRSTNTVAAAAAAAAAANRSQAGQAIQLVGSQRPRLNQMGRQVQVPSQVKSSVLQNQLVTVGKTMTASQLILSGNKQVLTPIMGGSKPVLMASQAGSSSQGVSANKHTLLAKSLHARTGATGQVNPQSQNLGVASLSQQQLQQLQQCLAAQHKAAVAAGNSPNRTQIQPQRSSASAPGEDSL